The DNA sequence TGCTGACGGTCCGCGAGCAGAACCTGCCGCTGAAGGTCGTGGTGTTCAACAACGGCTCGCTCGGCATGATCCGGCTGGAGATGATGGTCGCCGGCTACCCGTTCTACGAGACCGACCACGGCCCCGCGGACTACGCGGCGATCGCGGCGGCGTGCGGCCTGCAGTCCGTGGCGGTCGACGACCCGGCCCAGGTCCGCCCGGCGCTGGAGCGGGCACTGGCGTCGCCGGGCCCGTTCCTGGTGGACGTCCGGACCGACCCGAACGCGCTTTCGCTGCCGCCGCACATCACGGGTGAGCAGGTCCGGGGCTTCGCGCTGGCCTCGACCCGGACGGTGCTGCACGGCGGCGTCGGCCGGATGCTGGAGCTGGCGCGGAGCAATTTGCGCAACATCCCCCGGCCCTGACGTCGGATGCCGTGAGGGGCACCCTCAGGGCTTATCTGTCCCTGAGGGTGCCCTTCACGGCATTCAGGCGTGGCGCAGGGGCGGGTTCGCCGCCTCGACGCCGAGGACCCGCGCGGCCACCCAGGCCAGGGCGTCCGCGGTGCGGGCCGGGGTGTCCGACGGCTGCATCACATGGCTCAGGACCGTGCGCACGACCACGTCGATCACCACCGTGACCTGCTCGGACGTCAGCTCCGGGCGGTAGGACAGCACCCGGTCGACCAGCATCGTCTTCGCGCCGGTCAGCAGCAGGCTCGCCCGGGTGGTCAGCAGGGGCAGCAGCTCGGTGTCCGTGCCGTGGGTCGCCGAGGCGATCGCGCGCAGCAGGATGTTGTCGTCGGCCAGCTCGAGGACCGCGCGGACGGCGTCGTACATCGCCTCGACGAGGTCGTCCGGGTGCCGCTCGAACGCCGCCGAGACGACCGAGAGGAACCGGTCGAGCTCGTGCGCCACCATGGCCTCGGCCAGCGCCGGCTTGGAGCCGATCTCGTTGTAGACGGTCTGGCGGCTGACGCCGACCAGCTCGGCCAGCCGCGCCATCGTGACCGCCGACCAGCCCGACCGCGCCGTCAGCTCGATCGCCGCGATGATGATCGGCCGCCGGTGCTGACCACCCTCGGGCGGCGCCAGTGCCCCGCTCATGATCGTCATTCTAGGCCGCGCCCGCGAAGGCCAGCGCCTCGGACCACGGCGCCCGCGCGGCGATCCGCCTGCGGTATTTCATGATCTCGCGGGGCCGGTCGACCGTCAGCGCGCCGGCGAGCCGGTCACCGCGCCGGTAGAGCGTCGTAGCCCCGCGGACGACGACCTCGTCCGCGCGCGGCGTCCCGACGAACTGGATGCGGTGGCCGTACCAGTCGGACCAGAAGTACGGCACGGGTTCCAGGGCGCGCGCCGACGCCGGGTCGAGCGCGTGGCGGGCGGCGGCCGCGCCCTGCTCGGCCGCGTTCGTCCAGTGCTCCAGGCGCATCGGCTCGCCGTCGAAGAGCGGGTTCGGCACGTGCGCGACGTCGCCGGCCGCGTAGACGCCGGGCGCTCCGGCGGCGAGCGTCGCGTCGCACACCACGCCGCGGTCACGCTCGTGCAGCGCGAGGCCACTGCCCTCGAGCCAGCCGGTGGCCGGGACGGCGCCGATGCCCGCGACGACGAGGTCCGCGGGCAGGACTTCGCCGGTGGCCAGCCGGACGCCGTCGCCGACTCCGGTGACTTCGGTGACTTCGGTGACTTCGGTGACTTCGGTGGCGAGCCGCAGGTCGGTGCCCGCCGCGAGGTGCAGCTCGGCCAGCGCCGCACCGGCTTCCTCGCCGACCGCGCGGGCGAGCGGGACCGCCTGGGCTTCCACGATCGTCACCGGCAGGCCGCGCTTCCGGGCCGCCGACGCGACTTCGGAGCCGATGAACCCGGCGCCGATCACGACGGTCCGCGCGCCGTGGTCCAGCGCCGTGCGCACCGCGACGGCGTCTTCGGCGGTCCGCAGCGTGCGGGCTCCCGGGAGCCCGCGGGCGGCCGCGCCGGTGGCGATGACCAGGGCGTCGTACCGGATCGCGGTGCCGCCGGCCGTCACCTCGCGGGCCGCTGTGTCGAGGCTTTCGGCCGCAGCGCCCAGCATCAGCTGGACGCCGAGTTCGTCCCGCAGTACGGCTTCGGGGTGGAACGGCGCGACCTCGCCCGGGCCGTCGACGTCGAGGAACGCCTTGGACAGCGGCGGCCGGTCGTAGGGCAGGCGGTCCTCGGCGCCGATCAGCACGATCCGGCCGCGGTAACCGGTGCGGCGCGCGGACTCGACCGCGCGCAGCCCGGCCAGCGACGCGCCGGCGACGACGAACGTCATGTCAGTTTCAGGGCCAGCACGGGACAGGCGTCGACGGCGGCGGCGACGTCCTGGCGGTGGTCCTCGCCGGGCCGCTCGTCGAGGACGACGACGGTGCCGTCGTCCCCCACCTCGAAGAAGTCGGGCGCCATCGCCTCGCACATGCCGAGGCCGTCGCACTTGCCGCGGTCCGCTTCGATCCGCATCACGCGCCCACCCGTCCCGGCGCGACGAAGTCGACCTTCTCGCGCACGCCGCAGTCGGGGCAGCACCAGGAGTCCGGGATCGCCGACCAGGGCGTGCCCGCCGGGAAGCCTTCGCGCGGGTCGCCGAGCTGCTCGTCGTAGACGTACCCGCAGCCCGGGCACATGCCGCCTTCGGTGGCGTCGCCGCGGGTGTCCTGGAGCGGGTGCTCCGCCGTGACGCGGGTGCCGTACCGCGCGAGGATCCTGTCCCGTTTGGACGGTTGGAGGTTGGCGCGGGAGAGGTCGCCGTCGAAGTGGCCGAGCACGCGCGGGTCCATCACGCGGCGCCACACCGGCGGGACCAGCGCCAGCACGATCATCCCGGCGTAGCCGGTGGGCAGCACCGGCGACTCGGCGAAGTCCCGCAGGGTCTGGTAGCGCCGGGTCGGGTTGGCGTGGTGGTCGCTGTGGCGCTGCAGGTGGTAGAGCAGGACGTTGGTGGCGATGTTGTTGGAGTTCCAGCTGTGGCTGGGATCCACGCGCTCGTACCGGCGGCGGCCGGGCGCGCCGACCCGCTGGCGCAGCATGCCGTAGTGCTCCATGTAGTTGACGACTTCGAGCAGCGAGAAGCCGATCACGGCCTGGATGATCAGGTAGGGCAGGATGCCGATGCCGAGCCACACGATCATCGCGGCCCACAGGACGGCCGACATCAGCCAGGCGTTGAGGACGTCGTTGCCGATCCGGAACGGGTGCTTGTCCCGCCGGGCGTAGCGCTTGCGCTCCAGCCGCCACGCGGATTTCAGCGAGCCGAAGACGGTGCGCGGCCAGAAACGGTAGAAGCTTTCGCCGACGCGGCTGCTGGCCGGGTCCTCCGGCGTCGCGACCCGGACGTGGTGGCCGCGGTTGTGCTCGATGTAGAAGTGGCCGTAGAAGCTCTGCGCCAGCGCGATCTTCGACAGCCAGCGCTCGTGGCTCTCCTTCTTGTGGCCCAGCTCGTGCGCGGTGTTGATGCCGATCCCGCCGATGCAGCCGATCGAGATCGCCAGGCCGACCTTGTCCACAATGGACAGGTCACCGCGGGCGACGAGCCAGAACGCGGCCACGAAGCCGACGTACTGGATGGGCAGGAAGGCGAAGGTGATCCAGCGGTAGTAGCGGTCCTTCTCCAGCCGTTCGAGCACGTCGTCCGGTGGGTTGCTGCGATCGAGCCCGGCGGCCAGGTCGATGAGCGGCACGACGACGAGGATCACGATCGGCCCGATCCAGAACCAGACCCCCCAGCCGGTGGCGGCGTGCAGCCCGATGGCGAGGAACGCGAGCGACGGCACCACCAGCCCGATCAGCCACAGGTACCGCTTGCGATCGCGCCACAGCTCGGTCGAACCGGCGGGCACGGTCCCGGTCACTTCGCTCATCACACCCTCCTCCGTTGGCTGGTTTACAAAACCATAGAGTATGTATAGTTCGATTGACAAGAGCAGTCTGAATGTCAATCTGACGGCGGATCCGGCCAGGTCAAGCGGCCCGAACGGCCCGAAAGGTCACTCGTCAACGGCGGTGCCGTCCGGGATTTCGGAGCTCGGGTGAGCACAGTCGGACGAACCGGTCATCGTGCCGAACTTCCGGGGCAGGCAAGCTCTCGACGCCCGGCTTTCCGGGCATGACGCCGGACTTTTCGTGCAGGGCGCCGATCCCGACCGCCCCCATCCCCTCCTGAACGGCCGGGTCGTCGCGCAACTGCCGCGGCCGGGGTGCGGCTGGCGCGCTGGGGCACCGTCACGGCCCGGATCACCGGCGGCGGCGATCCCGCCGGGGTCCGCGAGCCACGCCGGCCGCTGCCGGTCCGCCGGGCCGACCAAGGGGAAGCGGACCGCGACGGCTGAGCCGGCGGCGACCGTCCGCCGCGCAAGTGCCGTGACATCCGGCGCGCCGACCGCCGAAGCACGAGAACCCGCTGCTGCCCACCCGCACGCGAAACCGGAGCCGTGAGCGCCGGCCGCTCCCGGTCCGCGAAGAAGAGCGCGGCACCCGGACCGGGTGAGGCAGCCGATACCGGGCCGGTTCCGCCCGGTATCCGTGGCAGACTTCCGGACGTGACGCGACCGACCGCCCGGGTGCTCGCTCTGCTGGAGATCCTTCAGGGCGGCGGGACCCGCACCGTCGCCGACCTCGCCGGGCGGCTGGGGGTGGACGAGCGCACCGTCCGCCGGTACGCCGCGCACCTGATCGACCTGGACGTCCCGGTCCGTACCGTCCGCGGCCGCTACGGCGGCTACCGGCTCGCGCCCGGGTTCCGGATGCCGCCGCTGATGCTCACCGACGAGGAGGCGCTCGCCGTGCTCCTCGGCCTGGTCGCCGGGCAGCGGGCCGGGCTGGTCACGACGTCCGCCGTCGCGACGGAGAGCGCCACCGCCAAAGTGCGCCGCGTGCTCCCCGAGGCGCTCGGGCGGAAGCTGGACGCGCTCCTCGGGACCCTCGACTTCACCTCACCCGCGCGGCCCGCGGTCGGTCCCGAGACGGCCGTGCTGCTGACGCTCGCCGAAGCCGCGCGGGACCGCCGGCCCGTCGCCGTCGCCTACACCGCGTGGGACGGGCGGCGCAGCGAGCGCACCGTGCACCCGTACGGGATCGTCGCCCACGCCGGCCGCTGGTACGTCACCGGCGAGGACTCGGCCAGCGGCGAAGTGCGCACCTTCCGGCTGGACCGGATCGCCGCGGCCACGCCCGGCGCCGGGTCGTTCGCCGTGCCCGACGGCTTCGACCCCGGCGAGCACGTCCTCTCCGGTCTCACGGAAGTGCCGCGCCGGCACGAGGTTTCGGTGCGGGTGCGCGCGTCGGCCGAGCAGGTCCGGTCGCGGCTGCCGGCCGGGATCGCCACCGTGGCGGCGATCCCGGGCGCGCCGGACTGGGTGCGGGTCCGGCTGCGGGCCGAGCGGCTGGACTGGGTCCCGTCGGTGCTCGCGGCCCTGGACCGCCCCTTCGTGATCGAGACGCCGGACGCGCTGCGTGATCGAGTTCGCACCTTCGCCCGCGGGCTCACCGCCGGCGCGGACGCCGATCCCGGTGAAATCGTCGAAGAACCCGAACGGCGGTAGCGCACACCGGGGCAGTGCCCCTGCCCGTTCTTCCCGCTACCGGGAAGACAGCCCGGACGAATTCAGTTTCACCCGTTCGGCCCAATACACGGTAGTGCGAATTGGCGCCCGGCGCCGGTACCCGCGCAAATGGCGGTAACGGCCCCGCCGCGGACGGTAAACGGTGTTCGCGCGACGCCGGACAAGGGTCCGCGGGCCGGGTCAGCTCCGCGGCGCGTCAGTGGTTCGTGGTAAAAAACGGATCCTGATCGATACCGCGGCAACACGGAGGGTGAGGCGAAGACGAGTGACGGCGGCCACAATGTCCCTTCGTCGTGTCTGCTTCCTCGACCGGGTCCCCACCTATCGCCGACCGTCACTCAGGAGTTCGTGAACCCCCGTGAAGAGCAAAGCCGACAAAGACGAGTCCGACAAGCCGTACGACAAGTCGATCCGCAAAAGGCTCACCAGGACCGTCCTCATTCCGAGTGTGACGCTCCTGGTGCTCTGGACCGCGCTGTCTTCGTACTTCTTCGTGAACGGCCTTTACGTCCGCCTGGTCGCGGCTTCGGTGCGCGAAGTGTCGATCCCCGCCGCCACCGCGCTGGCCGCGTTCCAGCAGGAGCGCCAGGTCGCCCTCCAGTACCTCGACGACCCGGGCCTGGGGCAGACCCGGCTGCAGACGCAGCAGAAAGCGACCGACGAGAAGCTCGGCGCCCTGCAGAACGCGTTCGCCGCGACGATCTCCAGCGCGCCCGACGAGATCGCGACCAAGGTCAACGCGCTCAAGAACCAGTTCGACCAGCTGCCGGTGCTGCGCTCGCAGATCGGCTTCCGCAGCATCGACCGCAGCCAGGTCAACACCTACTACAACGGGGTGCTGGACACGGCGTCGAACCTGTTCGACACCCAGTCCCGCGTGGTGCCGGACGCCGCGGCCGCGTACGGCGGCATCACCGCGACGTCGGTCTTCCGCGCCGGTGACATGATGTCGCGGGAGACGTCGCTGGTCTCGACGGCGCTCGCGTCCGGGACGTTCGCCCCCGACGACTTCGTCCAGTTCACCCAGCTGTCCGGGTACTACAAGACGCAGCTGGCGCAGATCGCGCCGTTCCTCGACCCGGCTGTGCGCGCCAAGTACCAGACGCTGACCACCGGCGGGGCCTGGAAGCAGCTGGCCGGCGCCGAGGACGCGATCGTCAAGCACGGCCCGTGGTCCGCCGGCGACCGGGACGGCCCGCCCGTCGGCGGGGCCGACTGGCAGAGCGCGACGAGCCAGGTCGCCCAAGTCCTCAACGACATGGCCATCGACCAGGCCGACAAGGTTTCCGCGGCGGCGATCGACTCCGGTGACGCCCAGCTGCGCAACGCGATCGTCGGCAGTGTGGTGGCCCTGCTCGCCTCGCTCGCCGCGATCATCGTCGCGATCCGGGTGTCCCGCTCGCTCGTCGACCGCGCGCTGATGACGCGGCTCGCGCGGCTGCGCAACGACTCCCTCGACCTCGCCCGCAACCGGCTGCCGAACATCGTGGACCGGCTCAAGAACGGCGAATCCGTCGACCTGAACGAAGAGCTCCCCCAGCTCGACCACGGCCGGGACGAGATCGGGCAGGTGGCCGAGGCCTTCAACGTCGCCCAGCTGACCGCCGTCAACGCGGCGGCGAGCGAGGCGAAGGCCCGCAGCGGCGTGCACAACGTGTTCCTCGGCATCGCCCACCGCAACCAGGTCCTGGTGCACCAGCAGCTGCAGATCCTGGACGAGATGGAGGCCCGCGAGGAGAACTCGACCCAGCTGGCGTCGCTGTTCCAGCTCGACCACCTCGCCGCGCGCGCCCGCCGGACCACCGAGAACCTGATCATCCTCGGCGGCAAGCAGCCGGGCCGCCGCTGGCGCAAGCCGGTGGCGCTGATGGAGGTCCTGCGCGCGGCGGTGTCGGAAACCGAGCAGTACGCGCGGGTCCAGGTCGAGCAGGTCGCCGACGTCGCCATCACCGGCACCGCGGTGGCCGACACGATCCACCTGATCGCCGAGCTGGTCGACAACGCGACGACGTTCTCCCCGCCCGGTTCCCCGGTCGAGGTGACCAGCCGCCTGGTCGCCCGCGGCGTCGTGGTCGACGTTTCGGACCAGGGTCTGGGCATGAAGGAGGGCGTCCGCCAGTGGGCAAACGAGATGATGGCCGAGGCGCCCGAGTTCGACGCGATGGCGCTGCGGGCCGACTCCAGCCTCGGCCTGTTCGTGGTCGCGCGGCTGGCGGCCAAGCTCGGGATGACCGTCACCTTCGACCCGTCCCGCTACGGCGGCCTCCGCGCCACCGTCCTCGTCCCGACCCAGCACCTGGCCGGTGAGCAGCTCCCGGGCCAGGTCGAGGCCGAGTTCGTCGCACCGGAGGACACCGCGATCCTCGCCCCGGTGGGCGGTCCCGCGCCGCAGGCCCCGGAAGGGGCTCCGGAAAAGGCTCAGGAAAGCGCGCTCCGTTCGATGGACATGCCCAGCTCGTTCACCGGTCAGATCCCGATGAAGCGGGACGTCAAGCCGCGGCCGTACCCGGTGCGGGCCCCGCTCGACCCGCGGCCGCCCGCCGCCCCGCCGGCCGCCCTGGAGGAGCGGCTCGCCGCCCGCCCGGCGGAACCGCCGCAGGAACGGGGCGACGACCGGCCGCGGCTGCCGCGCCGGGAGCCGCAGCAGAACCTCGTCGCCCAGCTGGAGAACGAGCCGGAGGAGGACGTCACCCCCGACGTGGCTCCCGGCGAGGGCACCGCGCGCACGCTCGCGGCCTTCCACAAGGGCACCCGACGAGGCCGCGACGGCGCCGAAGACTCGTAACCCGCGTCACCCCCGAACGTCCACATAGGAAAGTCGTCACCACAGGAAAGTCAAGGTCTCTGGAGCATGAACGAGTACGGGAACGCGAAGCCCGATCTCAACTGGCTGCTCGACGACGTCGTGAGCCGCGTCGTCGGCGCGCAGAACGCCATCGTGCTGTCCGCCGACGGGTTGCTGATCGGCAAATCGGCCGGCATGAGCAAGGACGACTCGGACCAGCTGTCCGCCATCGCCTCGAGCCTGCAGAGCCTCGCCAAGGGCGTGAGCAAGCAGTTCAACCGGGGGCCGGTGCTGCAGAACATGATCGAGATGGAGCGCGGCTACCTGTTCGTCTCCGCGGCCGGCCTGGGCGCGTGCCTGGCCGTGCTGGCGGCGGACAGCGTCGACGTCGAGATGATCGCCTACGAGATGAACCGGTTGGTCAAGCGCGTCGGGGACTACCTGGCGTCCGCGCCGCGCGACGCGGCACGCGTACTACGGGAGGCCACATGAGCGCGGACGACGGCTGGTACGACGAGGCCGCGGGGCCACTGGTGCGGCCCTACACGATCACCAGCGGCCGGACGCCGGGCGAGAGCGCGCGGCTCGACCTCTCCACCCAGGTGATGACCCTGCGGTCGGAGCAGGAGCCGGTGGGGCTGGGCCCGGAGCACCTGGCGATCGTGCAGCTCTGCCGCAACCCGGTGTCCGTCGCCGAGATCGCGGTCTACGTGAAGATCCCGCTGGGGGTCGTCCGGGTGCTGTGCGGCGACCTGATCGAACGCGGCCTCGTCATCACGCGGTCCCCCACCCACAATCCGGCCATGGCGCCGGACCTCGAAACTCTCCAGGCGGTTCTCGATGGTCTCATCAAGTACTGACGGCTCCGGCGCGGACCTGGTCCCGACCCCGGTCAAGATCATCATCGCCGGCGGGTTCGGCGCGGGGAAGACCACGATGGTCGGCTCGGTGAGCGAGATCCCGCCGCTGACGACCGAAGAGGTGCTGACCGAGGCCAGCGCCGGCATCGACGACCTGTCCGGCGTGGAGCGCAAGAACACGACGACGGTCGCGCTCGACTTCGGCCGGATCACCATCTCGCCGCGGCACGTGCTGTACCTGTTCGGCACGCCCGGGCAGGCACGCTTCTGGTTCATGTGGGACGACCTGGCCCGCGGCGCGATCGGCACCATCGTGCTGATCGACACCCGGCGGCTGGAGACCAGTTTCGCCGCCATCGACTTCTTCGAACGCCGGAAGATCCCGTTCGTCGTCGCGGTGAACTGTTTCGACAACGCGCCGCGGTATACGCCGGACGAAATCCGGGAAGCGTTGGTCATTCCCGACCGAGTGCCCATCGTCATGTGTGACGCACGCGACCGCGATTCCAGCAAACTGGCCCTGATTCGCCTGGTCAAACACGCGATGACCGTGATACCGGCGACGGTCTGATGTCTTGATCCTGTCCGGTCGGAACAGTCCGGTTCCCCTGCGTGGCCAGGGGGAACATCGGCAAACCCACATGGCGCAATTGGTTGGACCACCCGGGTAGAGCTTTTTAGTTGGGAATGCACCCGGCTGATAGCATCCGGTCGTGACCAGTCGATTGCCGTGGTTTCCCGAATATATAAGGGAAAACTATCCCGCACGGGGCCGGCTGTTCGGAGATTTCCTGGGTGGTCTCTGGGCGACGGCGTGCGACGCGCTCGAGGTCCCGGTCGACCAGGCCGTGCGGACCACCCGGATGCTGCGCGGATTGCTCCCTTCGTGGAGCGGCGACGTGATCGGCCCGAAGCCCGCCCGACCGTCCTACGTGGCCGGCGACGGGTTCCCGGCCGAGCTGTCGGTCAACTGGTCCGGGGACCACCCGGAGCTGCGGGTGCTGTTCGACACCCTCGGCGAGGACGACGCGGATTCCCCTGTGGACACCGGGGAAACGCGGTACTGGGGACGGATCCACGAGCTCTTCACGACCCGCGCCGGCCGGCCGTCGACGGCGCCGTTGTGGCACTCGGTCGCCTGGCGGCCGCCGGCGCGGATCGTCCACAAGTCCTACTTCGGCCTCTACGAGTGGCCGCTGTCACACCGCTACGCGGCGGTCGGCGAAGCCATGGACCGGCTGGGCCTGACCGCCGCGTGGGACGACGCGCGCCGCCGGGTGGAGATACCCGGCGGTGAGCGGGAGATCGAGTTCTTCGCCGTGGACGTCGCCGACGGCGCCGACGCGCGCGTGAAGATCTACTACCGCAACCACGACGCCGACCTCGCCGAGGTGAACCGCGTCGCGGCCGCGGCCCGGCGTCACGACGCCGAAAGCGCTCTCTCCGCCTACCGGACGTTGACCGGGGGCCGGGAAAGCGCCGGGGACGCCGCGCTGAGCTGCCTGGCGTTCCGGTCCGGGCTGGACCGCGCCGCCGAGTCCACGACCTACCTCCGCCTCCCCTCGCTCACCGGCGGCGACGCCGAAGCCGTCGACCGCACGGCCGAGCTGCTGCGCGGCGAAGGCGTCGACCCCGGCCGGTTCCGCGCGCTCGCCGCCGCCCTGGCCCCCGGGCCGCTGGCGGCGAGCCGGGGCCTGCTCGAACTGGTCAGCCACCGCGCCGCGGGCCGGCGCGGCGACGTCACCACGTACTTCCGGTTCCCCGTTTTCGACCAGACGCTCGCGACTGTTGATCTTGCGTAGCGTCCCCGGAAAGATGATCACCCGCAGCACCGACGGAAGGAGCCGACCATGACCCAGCAGGACGTCGAGCGCATCGCCCGCTACAACGAAGAGCGGCAACGCGAGTACGAGTCGTCGGACCTGATCCGGCTGCTGACCGACGAAAGCACGCCGGAGAAGACCAAGAAGGCCGTGCTCACCTACCTGCAGCCGTGGTCGAACGCCTTCCAGCGGATGATCAGCGCGCGCGTCACCTTCGAGTCCGACCCGCAGCTGCGGGCGCTCGCCCTGGAGCACCAGGAGGAGGAGATCGGCCACGACAAGATCCTGGCCCGCAGCCGCGCGGACGACCGGGAGCTGGTCTGGGACCCGGTGATCGAGGCCGGCGCGTCGTGGTTCGTCGACCAGTTCGCGGTGCTGCCCGGCGTCCAGCGCGCCGTCCTCGCGCACCTCGCCCTCGAAGCCGGCAGCCTCGTCTTCAGCCAGGCGGGCACCCGGGCGTTCCCCGAGGACGAGTACTTCGAGCTGCACGACGAAGCCGACGTCGAACACCTCGAAATGGGCTACGAAGTGTTGCGGCAGCGCAGCGACTGGACCGTCGACGCGCTCGTGAAGGTGCTGGACCGGGCCTGGCAGGTCATCGGCGTCGTCTCGAACCGCATCGCCGAGTGCGCCCGGCGCGATACCGTCGCGGCATGACCACGACCGAACCGGCCACGGCGGCCCGCGCCGTCGCCGTCGAAGCCGCGCAGACGTACCGGGAAGCCTTCGGCGAGCGCCTCGTCGCCGCCTACCTCCTGGGCAGTCTCTCCTACGGCGGCTACTCCCCGGCCGTCAGCGACATCGACCTCGCCGTCGTCCTCGCCGACCGCCAGGACGACGACCCGGCCACGTTCGAAGCCCTGGGCGAGTCGCTCCGGGAGCGGAGTCCGTTGCACCGCAAGCTGTCCGTGTTCTGGGGGTCGCTGCCGGCCCTGAGCCGCGGCGAGCAGGACGGGCGCTTCCCGGCGATCGACCGGCTCGAACTGGCCGAGCACGCGACGCTCCTGTTCGGCGAGGAGATCACCGCGAAGGTGGCCCGGCCGGACCGCGGGGAACTCCTGCTGGAGAGCGCGCGGTTCGCCGTCGGCGTCCTGGCGACCGACGAGGTGACCGCGGAGTTCCACCGGCCGAAGCGGCTGCTGGCCGACCCCGTGTGGTTCACGAAGGCCGTGTTCTTCCCGCTCCGCTTCGGTTACACGGGCACGACGGGCACCGGCCGCGCGGCGACCAACGACGAAGCCATCTCGTGGTACCTCGGCCGTCCCGACGCCTCGGCGGCGTCCCTGGTCCGGCTGGCGCGGCAGATCCGCGAAGGACGGCCGCTGAACCCCGCCGAGGCCGAGCCGGAGCTGCGCGCCCACCTGCGGCCGCTCTACCTCCAGTACGTCGAGGAGGAAACGCGGCGCCTGCGGGAGGCCGGTGCCCCCGAAGACCTCGTCGCGGCATTCACCTCCTGGCACGGACGCCTGGCCTGACGGATCCGGCCGGCCGCCGGGACCTGCCCCCGAACAGGTCCCGGCAGTCTCGGGGTGCCCTCAGGTGCGGTACCGCGGGTTGGTGGCGTGCCACTCGTAGCCGCCGCCCATCCAGGCCCGCAGCCCCCTCAGGAACCGGTGCAGTTCCGGTGAGGGCACCGCGAGCAGTTCCCGGTGCCCCTCTTCGAACTCGCGCACGAGCTTGTTGTGCAGCTCCACGGTGACCTCGGTGGCCTCCTCGAGTGAACAGTCCCGGTCGGCCGCGACCTGCAGGACCATGTTGCACACCGGGTTTTCGTCGGCGGCGTCCTTCGCCACCGAGTACAGGTCGTTGACCAGGACGCAGGCCGTGCCGGCGCGCATCATCGCCCGCCGCACCCGCGGGTCGTAGTACAGCGCGGCGGGCAGCTCGTAGCCGCCGACCGGGTCGCAGAGCGTCATCGACGTGTAGAAGCTGTCGTGCTGGCGCGCCGCGAGGTACTCCCACGCCGGCGGGTAGGCCTCGGTGTAGCGCCACGCCGCGTACGCGTCCCAGCTGACGAACATCGAGAACGTCGCGTAGCAGACGCGCTGCACCTGCGTCGGCGTGCCGTGGCGGCCCAGGTGCCCGACCGCGGAGTTCAGCCCGACCAGGATCGGGTCGGCCCGCAGCGCCTCGTCGAGCGCGTCGGTGAACTCGCCCGCCGGGGCGACCGGGTCCATCGCCGCCATCACCAGCGCCAGCCGCGGCGGGAGCTCGGTCGGGGACGCGCCGAG is a window from the Amycolatopsis sp. NBC_00355 genome containing:
- a CDS encoding NAD(P)/FAD-dependent oxidoreductase; protein product: MTFVVAGASLAGLRAVESARRTGYRGRIVLIGAEDRLPYDRPPLSKAFLDVDGPGEVAPFHPEAVLRDELGVQLMLGAAAESLDTAAREVTAGGTAIRYDALVIATGAAARGLPGARTLRTAEDAVAVRTALDHGARTVVIGAGFIGSEVASAARKRGLPVTIVEAQAVPLARAVGEEAGAALAELHLAAGTDLRLATEVTEVTEVTEVTGVGDGVRLATGEVLPADLVVAGIGAVPATGWLEGSGLALHERDRGVVCDATLAAGAPGVYAAGDVAHVPNPLFDGEPMRLEHWTNAAEQGAAAARHALDPASARALEPVPYFWSDWYGHRIQFVGTPRADEVVVRGATTLYRRGDRLAGALTVDRPREIMKYRRRIAARAPWSEALAFAGAA
- a CDS encoding roadblock/LC7 domain-containing protein, translating into MNEYGNAKPDLNWLLDDVVSRVVGAQNAIVLSADGLLIGKSAGMSKDDSDQLSAIASSLQSLAKGVSKQFNRGPVLQNMIEMERGYLFVSAAGLGACLAVLAADSVDVEMIAYEMNRLVKRVGDYLASAPRDAARVLREAT
- a CDS encoding fatty acid desaturase, whose translation is MSEVTGTVPAGSTELWRDRKRYLWLIGLVVPSLAFLAIGLHAATGWGVWFWIGPIVILVVVPLIDLAAGLDRSNPPDDVLERLEKDRYYRWITFAFLPIQYVGFVAAFWLVARGDLSIVDKVGLAISIGCIGGIGINTAHELGHKKESHERWLSKIALAQSFYGHFYIEHNRGHHVRVATPEDPASSRVGESFYRFWPRTVFGSLKSAWRLERKRYARRDKHPFRIGNDVLNAWLMSAVLWAAMIVWLGIGILPYLIIQAVIGFSLLEVVNYMEHYGMLRQRVGAPGRRRYERVDPSHSWNSNNIATNVLLYHLQRHSDHHANPTRRYQTLRDFAESPVLPTGYAGMIVLALVPPVWRRVMDPRVLGHFDGDLSRANLQPSKRDRILARYGTRVTAEHPLQDTRGDATEGGMCPGCGYVYDEQLGDPREGFPAGTPWSAIPDSWCCPDCGVREKVDFVAPGRVGA
- a CDS encoding ferredoxin produces the protein MRIEADRGKCDGLGMCEAMAPDFFEVGDDGTVVVLDERPGEDHRQDVAAAVDACPVLALKLT
- a CDS encoding sensor histidine kinase, with the protein product MKSKADKDESDKPYDKSIRKRLTRTVLIPSVTLLVLWTALSSYFFVNGLYVRLVAASVREVSIPAATALAAFQQERQVALQYLDDPGLGQTRLQTQQKATDEKLGALQNAFAATISSAPDEIATKVNALKNQFDQLPVLRSQIGFRSIDRSQVNTYYNGVLDTASNLFDTQSRVVPDAAAAYGGITATSVFRAGDMMSRETSLVSTALASGTFAPDDFVQFTQLSGYYKTQLAQIAPFLDPAVRAKYQTLTTGGAWKQLAGAEDAIVKHGPWSAGDRDGPPVGGADWQSATSQVAQVLNDMAIDQADKVSAAAIDSGDAQLRNAIVGSVVALLASLAAIIVAIRVSRSLVDRALMTRLARLRNDSLDLARNRLPNIVDRLKNGESVDLNEELPQLDHGRDEIGQVAEAFNVAQLTAVNAAASEAKARSGVHNVFLGIAHRNQVLVHQQLQILDEMEAREENSTQLASLFQLDHLAARARRTTENLIILGGKQPGRRWRKPVALMEVLRAAVSETEQYARVQVEQVADVAITGTAVADTIHLIAELVDNATTFSPPGSPVEVTSRLVARGVVVDVSDQGLGMKEGVRQWANEMMAEAPEFDAMALRADSSLGLFVVARLAAKLGMTVTFDPSRYGGLRATVLVPTQHLAGEQLPGQVEAEFVAPEDTAILAPVGGPAPQAPEGAPEKAQESALRSMDMPSSFTGQIPMKRDVKPRPYPVRAPLDPRPPAAPPAALEERLAARPAEPPQERGDDRPRLPRREPQQNLVAQLENEPEEDVTPDVAPGEGTARTLAAFHKGTRRGRDGAEDS
- a CDS encoding helix-turn-helix transcriptional regulator, giving the protein MTRPTARVLALLEILQGGGTRTVADLAGRLGVDERTVRRYAAHLIDLDVPVRTVRGRYGGYRLAPGFRMPPLMLTDEEALAVLLGLVAGQRAGLVTTSAVATESATAKVRRVLPEALGRKLDALLGTLDFTSPARPAVGPETAVLLTLAEAARDRRPVAVAYTAWDGRRSERTVHPYGIVAHAGRWYVTGEDSASGEVRTFRLDRIAAATPGAGSFAVPDGFDPGEHVLSGLTEVPRRHEVSVRVRASAEQVRSRLPAGIATVAAIPGAPDWVRVRLRAERLDWVPSVLAALDRPFVIETPDALRDRVRTFARGLTAGADADPGEIVEEPERR
- a CDS encoding TetR/AcrR family transcriptional regulator; the protein is MTIMSGALAPPEGGQHRRPIIIAAIELTARSGWSAVTMARLAELVGVSRQTVYNEIGSKPALAEAMVAHELDRFLSVVSAAFERHPDDLVEAMYDAVRAVLELADDNILLRAIASATHGTDTELLPLLTTRASLLLTGAKTMLVDRVLSYRPELTSEQVTVVIDVVVRTVLSHVMQPSDTPARTADALAWVAARVLGVEAANPPLRHA